DNA from Toxoplasma gondii ME49 chromosome X, whole genome shotgun sequence:
AGTCGCCGTCAGTTCAGCAAGGCCGTTTGATTCTAGGCCCTTGAATCccctgtcttcctcgtcgagcTCCCCGTGAGTCAAAGCATCGCCAGTTCCCAccgttctttcctcgcgttttGACGAGAAGCGTGCTTCTTCGTGAAACCCAGCTCCTCCACTTTCCACGTCTCCCGCGTGTGACCGCACATGCTTGTGGCTCTCCCTCCTGCTCCGGCTATTTCGTGAACTGCATGTCACGGCCCGACTTCCGCTCTCTTCACTGGACTGCACGCGCGGTTCAGCTGGTGCCTGCGAAACTGGAAAACTGTTCCCTGGCGTCTCGTCGACTGAATAGCACGTCACCCTTCTCGCCGGCTCCAGCCCGCGCCTCAAGGGGGGTGTGCGCACCGAAACAGCAGTAGAAAGACCGCAGCACGATACCCCCCTCATAGCTCGTCTACCACGTCTTGAGGTCCTACCTGGCGCGGCGCCTCCGTTGCGATGTCGCGCATAGGTGGAGGAGAACGATTCCCCCGACCCTTCGGcactgtctcttccgcgGGACTTGCGAGACAGGTCGCCAATGTCGGAATCTGCGGGCACCTGTCCTGCTGCAGACCTAGGCACTTCTCTGCAGCCGTTATATCTGAGAGCGGATGTCGTGTCCGCTTTACTCTCGTTTTTGCCGTTTTCTTCGGGACCCCCCTTACGGCTTGAAGAAGACTGAGGAGTGGCGTTGGCAGAGGAAGTCGACAGAAGCTCCCGGGTCACACCCTTTGCCTCAAGCTCGGTGAAAACGCGGTCGAAATAGGACGCGTCCGGATATCCATACCCTGTAGGGCCTTGAAACCccagaaagagcagaagaaaaagacgacaTCAAGCAGAACGGAATGAGGTAACACGCTATTCGGGATCGCGCCAAACTGTAGGCCGGAATCTACAACCAACGATATCTACCTAcgtcacacacacacagggGCGTTCGACGTACACACTTTGCGGCAGTCAAAAAACAGCGTTTACTGCTGTGGCACAACGTTCGTCTGTAACAACCTCATTGCTCACCCTTGTCGGCATGCTTCAGTCATGGTGCGACCTCATCACCTGCCTATTTAAAGGTTTCTTATCACACGGGTGACATTTGCCATCAAACAGGCGCAGCAGCTCGGGAAAGCGCCGTGTTGTCCCCCTTCAGCTTACCTCCAGAACGATTTGTTTTGTGGTGAATGCCATTCCACACGACCACATCGGATCGTCCTGTCGTCAGGCTCGTGCCAACTGTGAACGTGTGTCCCTGTGTAAACATACAGAGACTCGGTACAGGCTCTGGTATGAAGCACCCTCGAACCACAACTGGTGTCAAATCGTAGAATGAAAGAGCGCCGGCACTTTGAGGTGTGTTTCACGCATGTAAACGGCTAGACATTTCCTCCACGGAAACGTTGAAACTGCCAGCGTAAACGGACCGCGTCGGACGGAAATGTCTTTGAAACATGTGCCCACCACAAGCCTTTGTAGACGCGCGAAAGTAGATCAACAAACACGGTTGACACTTCGACAGCGCCAGTGTCCGTGTTTCTGCATgtacaaatgcatgcaacaaAAGTTGATATACACTCATGGAGTGCACATCCATGTCTCGGTTGAAGTGTACACATGCACGAGCCGCTGGACACGGGCGCGTTTTACCTTCACAAATGCATGAATCAGGAGGGAGAGAATCTCGCGGCCTTCGATCGTGTCAGGCAAATATGCAGAGCGTCGTGTTCCCGCAAACGGACTCCCGGGTCGCGCATGTCTCGCAGACTGAATGCCGCTCGGCAGGTCGTACTCCACGTAAATGGTCCCGCTGTCGCTGTAGCCCCCGAGGCTCGGCGTTTGGTCGATTTGCCACTTCATCGTTCCTGAGAAACcaccagagaaaagaaaggcatACGTAATCGGGTAAGTGAAATGAGACGCAGGATGACGCCATGTGTGCTACACCATGGGAACGTCAAGATTCCTGAACCTTTGccctttctccgtctctccaccAAGACAGCCCAATCCGTACCTGCCGGCGACGGCCCGTTGCCTGTGCACTGCACCGTGCTGCATGTGGGACATGCGAAACCGCCTCTGCCAGCTCGGGACACATACACCACGACACACCCACGGTGGTACATGTGGCTGCATTTCTTCAGTTTTACGACCTCCTTCGACTCCTCCAAGTATCCAGACGTTCCAACAGCGGCACTCGCACTCGTCTTGGGAAGTTGCGGAACTTCTAGAGGGTCCAGACAGATGGCGCAGACATCGTCCACGACCTCTAAAAAAAACAGTGCACCGAAAAAACGTACACGGTGAACCAATTGCGAAAAATGCATCGGAGATACCGCGTGTTACAAGGGCGTCTGCGTGGGCGGTCCCGATGTCGACGAAGCAACGTTATTGAGTACAGACCTCGAATAAACAGACAGGCCCATTCGCCTATCTGCACCAAGCACCAAAGTCATTGGTCCTCGGGTGTACATTCTGGCACAGAAAGTCCTGAGCGTACAAGTGAACGAATTCGACGAAGAATCGTAGCTACGTGAATCTATCAAACCGTGCACAGAGTCGCCTTGGCGCTGACCCAACAAAGCAGCCTCTATGCGAGTCTCATTCCAAAACCACGATACATCTGGAATCCACATCTCGCGGgcaaagacaaagaaaactcACTCttcatatatgtacatatatacatgtatgaTGTTCTTCTACCGATGTCTGTTCCTCAAGTGATCCCCAATGCCGAAAAACGGCGTATCCATTTGTTGCTCATACAGACAGAGGACATCCCTCTCGACCCGTTTTCCTGTATTTCTCTCTCACCCTCTTTTTCTACAGGGAGGAGAACGTCAGCGAGATCCTTGGGGTCGACGACTCGCAAGTTGCCTGCGCACTTGCATGTGCCACTTTCACCTATCCCCACTGTGAGAGAGGGGAAAGTTGTGCCTGGTCTATTAGGCACCGGGACTTCGTTCGGTCGATCGCTCGGTCTCAAGACACACCGGCAGATCTGCGAAAGGGACGCAAAACAGGTGATGAACACATTTTTATACAAGGGGGTTTCCACTTCCGTATCAGTCGGCAAACGAAACGTAATCCCccggaagagaaaaaaagtgaaCAAAGAGAAATGCAAGTTCTAAAGCATTCCAGGTCCAACACCCACCGGCCGTTAAAATATTCCCAACGCTTTTTGTAATGTCGCATGTCCGAGTTTGTGGCCCACTGTTGGAACCATTTGCCTCCTAGCAACGCACGCGTGGTTCTACGCGTTCTTTGACATCACGAAAGAGACAACCGCGAATATCCGGTTCCTTGCTCGTGGCTACCCGTGCATCTTTAACTTTCAACTGCTGGTCGCCCTCTCCTCCCTACCTGATTCaattctttcttcttccctcgtgTCATTCTAGTTTTTCTACATATTATTTTCCGTCCGAATGATTTTCATCGTCCGAGAAGCTGCGCATCTCGTCTTGGAAATCCCCGACACCAGAATGAATTGTGACACTCACTTTCCTCACGGCACCTGTCGCCATACACGTTTCGGTCATTCGTTCCACATCTGCAACGTAACTGCACCCGTCGCTGCTCTCCCACGTAGTAGTCGAAGAGACACTTTGACTCAACGCTCCATCGGCACTTCCCGTTGTCTGCTCAGTCCAGTCACAGTGCTTGGCCTCCAAGGATGCCTCAACTTGAGGGTCATATCTGAGTAACGAACGGACAAACACATCGCTGGAACGTTGGAAATGCCGCAACGCTCTTGTTAGCGGTATCGGACAAAGGCAAGCCTCCATCGCACTCGATATACAGACAGGCATACACAGATACACGCAGCTTCACAGCTACCGAAACCCCCATGCATAACCATACACAAAAGTATATACGTAAATTAGACACGCCAGCGCAGTGCCTAACTACGAAGGCCAGGTTGCCTATGTACTTCACActctgtgtcttcgtctctttgcAGGGTCTAAGCCCCTTACAAGCAcctgtctgcttcctggTCTACGCGgcctttgcttttctttcgtATCAATTCTGCAGAGACCGTAGACATAAGTCGGAGATGACGTCGAATAAACGCAGATCAAAAGATTTCGCATTTTCTCGTGGAACCCCGGTTGCTGCCACTGAAACCTCTCGACCGCCACTCGGGTCTTCGAACTCTTGGGGCATGCAGAATCCCAAAACTCTAGAACGAAGCGGTGCTCCAGGGATCACAGCACACGTTCTGCTTCACTTAGGATCAGACCAGAATAGTTCAGTTATCAAATCCAGTGCTGGTATAAAGAACTAGGCCTAGGTTGTAATGCAGCATTTTTCCATAGTTTGACTCTATCACTGGctgatgcatgtgtgcagGATAAGAGTAGCAGTTATACTTGTATTTTACTCTTTGGGTGCTCGAAAACCACTCTCACCTGGTCGCAGTCCCATCTGCGTTTTCACGAAACCACAGTGCGGCGCTTTGGGAACTCCGCCGAATGTGCCGCATGCGGCGGGTCGCAGTGTTCTGCTGGAGCATGTTGTTCAAGTCGATGCGGTACGACCAGGGCCCGACTCGAAGGTGCACCTGACAAACCGCCACAAAGGAACCAAACGTGAAGGGACGCCGCGTGAGAGGGCCAAACGTCCGAGGGAAGATGTACAGTGGTGCACAGGGAACCGAGTCTTTCAGTCGCTGTATCAACCCGCGACGACAGGCAGAAAATATCTAATTCTAGAAACCAGGGTATAAGGCAACCAGAAGGGCGTCACCAAGTGAACCAATATGGTCAGTTGTTACCGCAGGACCTGCAACAGCGAAGAAACCGTGtgtggaagaaaaacacccgaagagggagacacagtGGCGGCGGAAGAAGCAGTTGGCACACGAAGAGGAGTAGAAGCGTTACCGAAGAGTAGAAGTGGGGTGTTTTGTGTTTGCTTACGACAGCTTGTCCAGCAGCCCAACCGGCCTCGAGTGCCTCGCACTGGCTTCGACTGAAGCAATGCCAGCCCGCCTCGCTCTGCCATTGCCAGACGCCTGGGACCCGTGCCGGGTCCGGGGGAAAAGCAAGCTCTGCATCTCCTGAAGATTCTGGATGTGACAAAGAACGCCACCCCAccaaagaaggcgaagaggtaGAGGATGCGTTAAAAAACGACACCGGAGACGCCATCTCTCTCGTAGGCGCCCAGCTTCGCCAAAAAAAGAAAATTCCCTTGTCTTTGTGCCCAATTCCGTCGCTGAGAGGCAGATCCGTACCGCTGAAAGAAGGGGCGTTTGTCTTGAAGTCTGTCGCTGGGTGTACTTCCCATTTGACAAATTCAAGAGGAAACTCGCAACCCCCCTCTTCAAGTGCTTCCTACAGCCCCACCGTATCCACGTCGCCTGTCGCCGAAAGCGGTAGATTCGTCTGTTCAACAGCAAAACTCAGACATTCTACTCCGCTTTCTTGAGCATGCTTCAAAAGCCCCTGCTGAGCTGAAGGAGCGACACCTGCTGAGGAAGATTGACAGAAACCGTCTGGAGAGCTGGTGAGTTGACGCGCCTCGTGAGTGGGAGGACTGACGTTCCTATCTAGGGAGCGTAGTGAAACGGCGAGCCGGTCCCCATAGAAACGCTCTCTGCGAAAACGGCACAGGTGAACGGCTAAACACTCTGCCGGAATCGACGTGTGCGTCACTGAGTCCTTGGCACCTGACCACGTTGCCCAGCTGCTTTACCACGACAACCTCAACAGATGAGAAAAGCAGCATCCTATGGAGTATACTGGCTACAGACACGCATACTATAAGCGGTaagagacgcgaaagggAGTAAAATGCATAAGGGAGACGAGCTGTAGAGCTTTCAGAATTCACAGGTTCACTAATCGAGACCCCAAGGCCCCCGCAAACACCGGACAGTGCGGCAATTTGCCACGCCGTCCGCTTGGATCTCTTCACTCAGCAAACCGCCTGAGTTGCAGTGTCTCTTGAAAAGAAATTCCAAACGAGCGGAGGCCGTAATCCCCTACTTGCCTTTTGCACATAAGACATCTAGTGACGGGCCATCGTTTTTGCCCGAAAAAgtgagaagcgacgaaatTTATCAGAGTGGTAGTAACAGAAGGCCCAGTAGCTTCCTCCCAGCCTGCAGCT
Protein-coding regions in this window:
- a CDS encoding WWE domain-containing protein (encoded by transcript TGME49_215440), whose protein sequence is MASPVSFFNASSTSSPSLVGWRSLSHPESSGDAELAFPPDPARVPGVWQWQSEAGWHCFSRSQCEALEAGWAAGQAVVHLRVGPWSYRIDLNNMLQQNTATRRMRHIRRSSQSAALWFRENADGTATRYDPQVEASLEAKHCDWTEQTTGSADGALSQSVSSTTTWESSDGCSYVADVERMTETCMATGAVRKICRCVLRPSDRPNEVPVPNRPGTTFPSLTVGIGESGTCKCAGNLRVVDPKDLADVLLPVEKEEVVDDVCAICLDPLEVPQLPKTSASAAVGTSGYLEESKEVVKLKKCSHMYHRGCVVVYVSRAGRGGFACPTCSTVQCTGNGPSPAGTMKWQIDQTPSLGGYSDSGTIYVEYDLPSGIQSARHARPGSPFAGTRRSAYLPDTIEGREILSLLIHAFVKGHTFTVGTSLTTGRSDVVVWNGIHHKTNRSGGPTGYGYPDASYFDRVFTELEAKGVTRELLSTSSANATPQSSSSRKGGPEENGKNESKADTTSALRYNGCREVPRSAAGQVPADSDIGDLSRKSRGRDSAEGSGESFSSTYARHRNGGAAPGRTSRRGRRAMRGVSCCGLSTAVSVRTPPLRRGLEPARRVTCYSVDETPGNSFPVSQAPAEPRVQSSEESGSRAVTCSSRNSRSRRESHKHVRSHAGDVESGGAGFHEEARFSSKREERTVGTGDALTHGELDEEDRGFKGLESNGLAELTATEADKALKRCRSNDILCARGENFRTHRGYVESREASRKTE